The Anaerolineae bacterium DNA segment TCTCAGGTGGTGGTTTCTCCGGCCGACGGGGAAGTGGTCGTGGTCGAGCAAACCGAAGAGCCGCGCTGGATCGAAGGGCCAGCCTGGCACATCGGGATTTTCATGAGCCTCTACGATGTACACATCAACCGCGCCCCGCTGGATGCCTATGTGGTGCGCATCGAGCACCATCCCGGTGAATTTTTGCCGGCTTATCATCAAGAGGCGCTGCAACGCAACGAACGGCGCATGTATTTCCTGGAAACCGACGACCTGCGCCGGGCCCTGGTGATTCAGATAGCGGGCGTCCTGGCCCGGCGGACGGTGCCTTTGATCCCGCCCGGCGCCTCGCTCCGCCGCGGAGAACGCTTTGGCCTCATTCGATTTGGCTCCCGGGTCGAGGTGTTTCTCCCCGTCGAAGCGCAGCCCTTAGTGGCCCCTGGCCAACGGGTGCGCGCTGGCGAGACGCCCATCGCCTGGTGGCCCACGGCCTAAGATGCGAGGGGCGGACAATGAACGCCGAACACAAACCTTTGCGTCCTTCCACGGTGTTGCCCAGCCTGCTCACCACGGGCAACCTGTTGTGCGGTTTTCTCTCGTTGATCCTGGCCTCTCAAGGGGCCTATCGTCCAGCAGCGGCGCTGATCTTCCTTGGGTTGCTCTTCGATTCGTTGGACGGTCAAATGGCCCGCTGGCTGGGCATCGCCACCGATTTCGGCATTGAGTACGATTCCCTGGCCGATGTGATCACCTTCGGGGTGGCTCCGGCTTTCCTGTGGGGCCAGTTGGTGCTGGCGCCCTGGGGCCGGGCGGGCTGGCTGAGCGGCTTCTTGTTCGTGGTGGGCGCGGCGTTACGGTTGGCGCGGTTCAACATCCAGAGCAACAGCAGCCAACCGACGGACCACTTCCAGGGGTTGCCTTCTCCCAGCGCCGCGGGCACTTTGGCCGGCCTTTCCCTCCTCACCACCAAAACGCCCCTCCCCTCAACGGTCTGGATTCATTGGGGCGCCCTGCTCCTGCCACCAGCCCTGGCTGCGCTGATGATCAGCACCTTGCCCTATCGGCACTTCAAACATCTTCCGCGCGATTCCTTTCGCATCTCCTGGTTCGTGGGCGGCTTTGCGGCCTTCGTCACGCTCATCCTGGTCGCCCCCCACTGGACGCTGGCCATAACCTTTGGGGGATACGCTCTTTCCGGCCCGATCGGGCTTCTGCTACCCCAACGCCATCCCCCTGCCGAGGAAACCTGATGTCCCTGACCGCCCTCTGGCTATTTGCCGTTCTCCTGAGTCTGTTCTTCTTCAGCCTAATTTACCGCGATCGGGCCCCAGTCGGCTGGCGATGGACCAGCGGCCTCCTGGCCCTGGGCGCGCTGTTCTTTTCGCCGGGCCGCTGGCTGGCCCATCTAGCCATCCTCTGGATGTACACCCAGGCGCCCGCCAGCCTGCCCCGACGGTTGATGCCCAACCGCAACCACCTCCCCGTGAAACACTATCTGGCCGTGGCCGACGCCTTGTTTGAGCGGGGCCTGCTTCTCTGGGTAGGGCTTCTCCTTCTCCTCATGGCCACCTACCTGGGCCACCAGTACCAAAGCCAGATACGTCGCGTTTTTCAGCACCCACTGGTCCGCGGGGCGTTGGCTCTGGGGGTGACGGCGGCGCTCGCCTTTGTCGGGTTCAACCTCTGGCTCGAGGTCCAGTTCCGTCAGCCGCATCCTGTGTTCTACACCGACTGCCACAAGGTCTGGGGACATCGCGGCCATCCTGAGCCGCCGAAAATCGTCGAGAATACCATCCCCAGTTTCCAACGGGCCTTCGATTTGGGCGCGCCCGGCGTGGAAATGGATGTGCGCTACGACCCGCAACGCCACGAATTCTACATCGGCCGCTATGATCGCGGGCCCGACACCTCTCCTGACCAGCGGCTGACCCTCCCGGAAATCTTCGCTGCCGTCGGTAGCCGGGGCTACTTCTGGCTGGACACGAAAAGCATCCACTACATGACTCCTGAGGAGGCCCGGCAGGCTGCGCAAGACATGGTCCAACTGCTCGACCGCTTTGGTTTACGCCAACGGGCCATCATCGAATCCGACACGCCCGAAAACTTGGCGCACTTTGCCCAAGCGGGCCTGCACACGAGTTATTGGATCTTCAACATTGACGAGCAGGCCTTCCCCCACACCCCCTGGGGGCTCTGGCGGGCATTGGTGCGCATCAAACGCAACTACATCCGCTGGGGGTTCTCGGCCATCTCATTGGATGCACGTTTTTACACCCCCATGGTGCAGTGGATGCTCAAGG contains these protein-coding regions:
- a CDS encoding phosphatidylserine decarboxylase family protein, with the protein product MWSTTKRPKPGWRIHPQGKPWVLGGLLGTTLFTARGRRKAALAAAFLSTALAYFFRDPDRYPPKASQVVVSPADGEVVVVEQTEEPRWIEGPAWHIGIFMSLYDVHINRAPLDAYVVRIEHHPGEFLPAYHQEALQRNERRMYFLETDDLRRALVIQIAGVLARRTVPLIPPGASLRRGERFGLIRFGSRVEVFLPVEAQPLVAPGQRVRAGETPIAWWPTA
- the pssA gene encoding CDP-diacylglycerol--serine O-phosphatidyltransferase, translating into MNAEHKPLRPSTVLPSLLTTGNLLCGFLSLILASQGAYRPAAALIFLGLLFDSLDGQMARWLGIATDFGIEYDSLADVITFGVAPAFLWGQLVLAPWGRAGWLSGFLFVVGAALRLARFNIQSNSSQPTDHFQGLPSPSAAGTLAGLSLLTTKTPLPSTVWIHWGALLLPPALAALMISTLPYRHFKHLPRDSFRISWFVGGFAAFVTLILVAPHWTLAITFGGYALSGPIGLLLPQRHPPAEET
- a CDS encoding glycerophosphodiester phosphodiesterase, producing MATYLGHQYQSQIRRVFQHPLVRGALALGVTAALAFVGFNLWLEVQFRQPHPVFYTDCHKVWGHRGHPEPPKIVENTIPSFQRAFDLGAPGVEMDVRYDPQRHEFYIGRYDRGPDTSPDQRLTLPEIFAAVGSRGYFWLDTKSIHYMTPEEARQAAQDMVQLLDRFGLRQRAIIESDTPENLAHFAQAGLHTSYWIFNIDEQAFPHTPWGLWRALVRIKRNYIRWGFSAISLDARFYTPMVQWMLKGARIHLFTVDDPEELRHWVRHNEVRVILTDTDRYDITTCP